A segment of the Desulfofundulus kuznetsovii DSM 6115 genome:
ATCACTGCACCGGCCTGCCTGTCGCAGCCCGTCTTGCCGCTATCTTCGGTTCCGTCTTTCATTTTGCGCCGGCCGGCGCCAGCTTTACCCTGCCCCTGGAAGAGGGTGGTGGGAAATGAGCCTGGAAGACGTAAGGAAGACCCAGGGCCTCACGGCGGCAGCCATGGCCACCCGGGTGGGAATTACCGTCCGGGAGTTGCTGGCCATTGAAAGGGGCCAGCAATACCCCCGTTTATGCGTGGCCCAGAAATGGGCCAATGCCCTGGGGTTGAGTTTCGAGGAATTTTCCCGCCACTTTTATGAAAAAGCGGATCCGGCCCAACTGCTTCAATGCGACCTGGAAAATCAACAGGAGGGTTAAAATGTGAACATGACCATTGAAGAAGCAGTGGAATTTTTTGTGGAAAACTGGGACCTGATCCCGGTACTTACCACCATCAAAGGAGACTATGCCGTCCCGGTTAAACCCAAGCGCGATGTATACCTGGTGGTGGAAAAAAACGCTCCGGGGATCTTTCTGGCCCGCCTGTCCCCGGATTTGATGCGCTTAAAACCGCTGGACGAGCCGGATAGCGATGAGGCTCGCCAGTTCATTTACCGTCGTTTGAAAGAGGCCAATCTTGTAAAAGAGACCAG
Coding sequences within it:
- a CDS encoding helix-turn-helix domain-containing protein; its protein translation is MSLEDVRKTQGLTAAAMATRVGITVRELLAIERGQQYPRLCVAQKWANALGLSFEEFSRHFYEKADPAQLLQCDLENQQEG